A window of Flavobacterium flavigenum contains these coding sequences:
- a CDS encoding gluconokinase — protein MESLYIGIDIGTTATKAICFDVHGNVIRQVSHSYAMYHPKPNWSIQNPQEILETVLNCIKEITKDIRPEFISFSSAMQSIIAIDETGKTLIEAILWADNRAIEIAEELKNSEKGKQFYQKTGIPIHPFSPMTKIAWLKEFDSAIFLKTYKFISIKEYVWHHLTGEYCTDTSMASGTGLLNIHTLQWDDEVLDFLNIKKEQLSAVCKVTHQRKGISDDFLYIIGGGDGALANLGTGAMNKNCMALTIGTSGAVRLPISEPYLDDQMRTQCYHLVEDQYLTLGAVNNGAVILQWLKETLLKTDQSFEVLFAAAEKISAGSEGLLFVPYLLGERAPIWDASAQGSLLGMQITHTQAHLVRATLEGILFGLFQITEILLPNPEKRKHIKVMASGGFGKSELWLQMVADIFKMTVETSQTIEGSAWGAVLIGMKSLGIEVSNENKTGKIFFPNTANKKVYEEAFGKFKKVYPVLKDL, from the coding sequence ATGGAATCACTTTATATAGGAATCGATATTGGAACCACAGCTACAAAAGCAATTTGTTTTGACGTACACGGAAATGTAATAAGGCAGGTTTCGCATTCGTATGCTATGTACCATCCAAAACCCAATTGGAGTATTCAGAATCCGCAGGAAATTTTGGAGACCGTTTTAAATTGTATTAAAGAAATAACAAAAGACATTCGGCCGGAGTTTATCAGTTTCAGTTCGGCGATGCAGAGTATTATTGCTATTGATGAAACCGGAAAAACATTGATTGAAGCTATTTTATGGGCAGATAACAGAGCCATTGAAATTGCTGAGGAGTTGAAAAATTCAGAAAAGGGTAAACAATTTTATCAGAAAACGGGAATTCCGATTCATCCTTTTTCTCCCATGACTAAAATAGCCTGGTTGAAGGAATTTGACTCAGCTATTTTTTTGAAAACGTATAAGTTCATTAGTATTAAAGAATATGTCTGGCATCATCTGACAGGGGAATATTGCACAGATACTTCCATGGCTTCCGGAACCGGATTATTGAATATCCATACTTTACAATGGGATGATGAAGTGCTTGATTTTTTAAACATAAAAAAGGAACAATTATCTGCCGTTTGTAAAGTAACGCATCAACGCAAAGGCATTTCAGATGATTTTCTGTATATCATTGGAGGAGGAGACGGTGCTTTGGCCAATCTGGGAACCGGCGCAATGAATAAAAATTGTATGGCGCTGACTATTGGTACCAGTGGTGCAGTACGATTGCCAATTTCTGAACCGTATCTGGATGATCAGATGCGAACACAATGTTATCATTTGGTGGAAGACCAATATCTTACTTTGGGTGCAGTAAACAACGGCGCTGTTATTTTGCAATGGCTAAAAGAAACGTTGTTAAAAACTGACCAGTCTTTTGAAGTTCTTTTTGCAGCAGCAGAAAAAATTTCTGCCGGTTCTGAAGGCTTGCTTTTTGTACCTTATTTATTGGGTGAAAGAGCACCAATCTGGGATGCATCAGCGCAAGGCTCTCTTTTAGGAATGCAGATTACGCATACACAAGCACATTTGGTGAGAGCTACGCTGGAAGGTATTTTGTTTGGATTATTTCAAATTACAGAAATTTTACTTCCCAATCCCGAAAAAAGAAAACATATCAAAGTGATGGCCAGTGGCGGATTCGGTAAAAGTGAACTTTGGCTTCAAATGGTTGCTGATATTTTTAAGATGACTGTAGAAACCTCACAAACTATTGAAGGTTCTGCCTGGGGGGCTGTTTTGATTGGGATGAAGTCTTTGGGAATTGAGGTAAGTAACGAAAACAAAACCGGAAAAATATTTTTTCCTAATACTGCAAATAAAAAGGTGTATGAAGAGGCTTTTGGTAAGTTTAAGAAGGTGTATCCTGTGTTGAAGGATTTGTAG